Below is a window of Ruegeria sp. THAF33 DNA.
GTGACCCCGGCATTGTATCCCCACACTTCGTGCAACAGCACATCCCGTGCCACGACACCGTCGGTTGATCGGTACAGGAACTTGAGGATGTTGGTTTCTTTCTCGGTCAGACGGATCTTGCGGTCTTCTTCCGTGATCAGCATCTTCATCGCCGGCTTGAACGTATAGGGGCCAAGAACAAATACCGCGTCCTCGGATTGTTCGTGCTGCCGCAGCTGAGCGCGGATCCGGGCCAGCAATACCGGAAATTTGAACGGTTTGGAGACATAGTCATTCGCGCCGGCGTCCAGGCCCAGGATCGTATCGGCATCGCTGTCATGACCGGTCAGCATCAGAATCGGGCTTTTGACGCCCTGTTTGCGCATCAGGCGGCACAGTTCCCGCCCGTCGGTATCCGGCAAACCCACATCAAGAATAACCAGATCATAGATCGCTTCGCGTGCGCGCTCCATCGCGGACTGGCCGTCTGACGCTTCGAAAACGTCAAAGTCTTCGGTCATGACAAGTTGCTCGCTGAGCGCCTCGCGCAGATCCTCGTCATCGTCCACCAACAGGATTTTCTTGAGTTGAGCCATTTCCCGATCCTCCAAACGCTTTTCCATCACTTGCGCGCGGAATATGCAATCAACAAGATTTGCTGCAACGGTTTCACGCCTTCGTGTCAGAGTTGGCAGAAATGTTTCACATTTCCTTTCGAAACAGCTAGGAGAAGGGCTGAGCGTTATAGGGTAACATAGATGAGCCTCATCCCCGATATCACCGAACTTCTTGCCCGGGCCCGGGCCGATCTGCGCATGGGCGTTCCAGTGGTGCTGACCGATGACAGCGGCTTTAGCGTTGTGGCGATCTCTGCGGAAACGCTCAACCCGCAACGCCTGGCCGATCTGAAAAAGCTCGGAGACCCGGTGGTGGCCATTACCGGGCGGCGGGCCGAAACACTCAAGGCGCGGGCCTATGACGGCGATCTCGCGCGCGTTTCGATTCCCGCCGATGCAGATATCACTTGGGTGCAGGCGGTTGCTGATCCCTCTGACGATCTGAACGCGCCGATGAAAGGTCCGTTGATGACCGAGCGCCATGGCAACGCCAATTTGCACCGCATCGCGATTGCGTTGGCCAAGTCCGCGCGCATTCTTCCCGCCGCGGTCGTCGTGCCGGTCGAAGACGGTCGGGCCTTTGCCGTATCGCACGGCCTGACCTGCATTGACCACACGCGCGCCGCCCCGCATCTGGCGGACCGCAGCGCCCTGCATGAGGTGGTTGCCGCGCGTCTTCCGATGGAAGTATCCGAGGCCGGCCGCCTGCATGTTTTCCGCCCCGAAGATGGCGGAGAAGAACATTACGCAGTCGAAATAGGCCGCCCGGATCGGGACAAACCAGTGCTGGCACGATTGCATTCCGCCTGTTTCACGGGCGATCTGATGGGCAGCCTGAAATGCGATTGCGGTCCGCAATTGCGGGGCGCGCTGGCACAAATGGGGGCCGAAGGGGCTGGCGTTCTTCTGTATCTGAACCAGGAAGGGCGTGGTATCGGGCTGGCCAACAAGATGCGTGCCTATTTTCTTCAAGATCAGGGTTTTGACACGGTAGAAGCAAACCACAGGCTGGGTTTCGAGGATGATGAGCGCGACTTCCGACTCGGGTCGGATATCCTGAAATCTCTGGGTTTCAACTCGGTGCGCCTGCTGACCAACAACCCTGCCAAGATCTCGATGATGGAACGCACGGGGATCGCCGTGACCGAGCGCGTTCCTTTGAAAGTGGGTGAAACCGCGCACAACCGGGGATACCTGGCCACGAAAGCCGCGAAATCCGGGCACCTGTTGTGACCCCAGACGATCTTGTGCTCACCCCGCGTGGCGTTCGCTTTCTTGGCAGGACGTTCCCCTGTTCGGTTGGCAAAGGCGGATTGAGCAACACGAAACACGAGGGTGATGGGGCGACGCCTACCGGATGCCATCGAATCGTCGGCTTGCTCTACCGGCCCGACCGGCTGGTCGCCCCCAACTTCTGGGCAATCCCGATTGGGCCGCAGGACTTGTGGTCGGATGACGTCGAGGACAGCCACTACAATCACATGGTGCCGGCCCCTTATGAGTTCAGTCATGAAAAACTGCGCCGGGCTGATCCGCTTTACGATCTGGTCCTGTTGACCGACTGGAACTGGCCGAATGCCGTTCCCGGCAAGGGATCGGCTATTTTTTTGCACCAGTGGCGCAGGCCCGGCTACCCCACCGAGGGCTGCATTGCCTTCCGTCGGGACCATCTGCACTGGATTGCAGGGCGAATTGCCCTTGGAACGCGCCTAATCATCCCTGAGGTTTGACCCGCTCGCCAAAAATGGCCGACCCGATACGAACATGGGTCGCGCCCAAGGCGATGGCCTGCTCGAAATCACCGCTCATCCCCATCGACAACCCCTCAAGCCCGTTGCGTGCGGCGATCTTGGCCAAGAGGGCGAAATGCAAAGTGGGTTCTTCATCGACCGGCGGGATGCACATCAACCCGCGCACCGGCAGGTCCAGCGATCGGCATTCCGCGATAAACCCGTCCGCATCCGCAGGAAGAACGCCTGCCTTCTGCGCTTCTTCACCCGTATTGACCTGAATGAACAGGTCGGGGCAGTGTCCCACCTCTTGCGCCAGCCGCGCCAGGGTTTTGGCCAGTTTGGGGCGGTCGACCGAATGGATCGCATTGCACAGTTCCATCGCCTGCCTGGCCTTGTTGGTCTGCAACGGGCCGATGAGATGCAGATCGACGGCATCGAATTGCTCTTTGAAAGCGGGCCATTTGCTGGCCGCCTCCTGTACGCGATTCTCACCAAAACACCTGTGGCCCTGCTTCAGTACCGCCTGAACCCGCTCATTCGGTTGTACTTTGGATACCGCGATCAGTCTGACGGAACCGGCAGGGCGGTCCGATCTGGCTTCGGCATTTGCAATGCGTGAGGTGATTTCTTGCAACGACATGGGGCCCTCAATCTGTCTTTGGCGCAGAAAAACACCAAGTCGGCACAAAAGAAAAGGGCGAGTCCGAAGACCCGCCCTTAAACCTTACGGTTCAGATCAGCTTAGAAGTTGAACTGAGCACCGAAGTCGGCACGGATTGTGTCGCTTGCGCAGCTGTCACAATCGTCACGGCCGATACCACCGCGCAGCGATGCACCGCCACCCAGGTCGTAGATCGCACCGATAGCAACCTGCTGAGTGTCAGCAGAGGCGTTACCGTCACCGTAGGTGAACAGCAGGGTGGTTGCAGCGCCCAGGTTGTAGGCAGCCGACAGACCCCATGCAGTACCGTCGGTCGCAGCAACTTTGGTTGCGTCGTCCGCGACAAACAGAGTACCCGAGAAGTCACCCCATTCGCCACCAAGGGTCAGAACGGTCAGGCTCGGATCGCTGCCTGCACCTGCGTCGGTCTGACCATAGGCCAGAGCGGCAGTGATGTTGTTGAAGGTGTAGGTTGCGCTGATGTCCCAGCGGTCTGCATCGGTGAAGGTTGCCGGACCGGTCGGAAGGCCACCAGGAGTTGCAGGAACTGTAGCCAGTGTCGCTTGGTCGTACGAAGCGCCAAACGAGAAGTCGCCTACAGAGTACTGGAAGAACACAGCGTTCGAACCCGAACCGGTCGACGAGTATGCCAGGAAGCTATAGTCAACACCCGAGTACTGACCTGCGAACAGTTCCAGACCTACTTCGTTACCGTAGTAGTTTGCCAGGTTGTCAAACGAGCCAGCAACGTTGCCCGCGTCAACACGCAGACCACCGTAGATGACCGAGAAGCGCGCGCCGTTCAGGCCGGCCGAGTTTGCTTCACCGTTGTTGTTTTCGTCGGCTTGCAGACGAACACGGCCTTCAAAGCGAACGCCGCCGTCGGTTTCTACGATGCCGTCGATGTTCAGACGGAAACGCGAGACCAGGATAACGTCGTCGGTTTGAGTCGCAACGCTTGCGTTCGAAGTCTGAGTAACGACTGCGGTGCCGCC
It encodes the following:
- a CDS encoding response regulator transcription factor encodes the protein MAQLKKILLVDDDEDLREALSEQLVMTEDFDVFEASDGQSAMERAREAIYDLVILDVGLPDTDGRELCRLMRKQGVKSPILMLTGHDSDADTILGLDAGANDYVSKPFKFPVLLARIRAQLRQHEQSEDAVFVLGPYTFKPAMKMLITEEDRKIRLTEKETNILKFLYRSTDGVVARDVLLHEVWGYNAGVTTHTLETHIYRLRQKIEPDPSNARLLVTESGGYRLVS
- the ribA gene encoding GTP cyclohydrolase II, with translation MSLIPDITELLARARADLRMGVPVVLTDDSGFSVVAISAETLNPQRLADLKKLGDPVVAITGRRAETLKARAYDGDLARVSIPADADITWVQAVADPSDDLNAPMKGPLMTERHGNANLHRIAIALAKSARILPAAVVVPVEDGRAFAVSHGLTCIDHTRAAPHLADRSALHEVVAARLPMEVSEAGRLHVFRPEDGGEEHYAVEIGRPDRDKPVLARLHSACFTGDLMGSLKCDCGPQLRGALAQMGAEGAGVLLYLNQEGRGIGLANKMRAYFLQDQGFDTVEANHRLGFEDDERDFRLGSDILKSLGFNSVRLLTNNPAKISMMERTGIAVTERVPLKVGETAHNRGYLATKAAKSGHLL
- a CDS encoding L,D-transpeptidase, encoding MTPDDLVLTPRGVRFLGRTFPCSVGKGGLSNTKHEGDGATPTGCHRIVGLLYRPDRLVAPNFWAIPIGPQDLWSDDVEDSHYNHMVPAPYEFSHEKLRRADPLYDLVLLTDWNWPNAVPGKGSAIFLHQWRRPGYPTEGCIAFRRDHLHWIAGRIALGTRLIIPEV
- a CDS encoding YggS family pyridoxal phosphate-dependent enzyme, which produces MSLQEITSRIANAEARSDRPAGSVRLIAVSKVQPNERVQAVLKQGHRCFGENRVQEAASKWPAFKEQFDAVDLHLIGPLQTNKARQAMELCNAIHSVDRPKLAKTLARLAQEVGHCPDLFIQVNTGEEAQKAGVLPADADGFIAECRSLDLPVRGLMCIPPVDEEPTLHFALLAKIAARNGLEGLSMGMSGDFEQAIALGATHVRIGSAIFGERVKPQG
- a CDS encoding porin — encoded protein: MKKVLFASTALIATAGVAAAEVNFSGYGRFGIGYVEDRTGSYDVVRTTPTTVSTAGGGTAVVTQTSNASVATQTDDVILVSRFRLNIDGIVETDGGVRFEGRVRLQADENNNGEANSAGLNGARFSVIYGGLRVDAGNVAGSFDNLANYYGNEVGLELFAGQYSGVDYSFLAYSSTGSGSNAVFFQYSVGDFSFGASYDQATLATVPATPGGLPTGPATFTDADRWDISATYTFNNITAALAYGQTDAGAGSDPSLTVLTLGGEWGDFSGTLFVADDATKVAATDGTAWGLSAAYNLGAATTLLFTYGDGNASADTQQVAIGAIYDLGGGASLRGGIGRDDCDSCASDTIRADFGAQFNF